In Ramlibacter sp., the sequence CCAGGCCTTTTTGGCCCTCAAATGCCTCAACCGCGCTGCAAATGCGGGTGCTTGGCAAACAGGTCGGCCGCCCAGTCCACAAAGGCCCGCACCTTGGCGCTCAGGTGTCGGTTGGGTGGGTACACCACGTGGATGGGAATGGGCGCGCGGGGCCAGTCGGTGAGCAGTTCCACCAGCTCGCCATTGGCGATGTGCGGGGCCGCCGCGAAGCGCACGGTCTGGGTGATGCCCAGGCCCGTGAGCACCGCCGCCAGATGGGCGTTGCTGTCGTTCAGCGCCAGCCTGTAGCGGCCGGTGATCTCGATCAGTTCGCCATCCTTTTCAAACTCCTGCGGGTACATCCGCCCCGTGCGGGCCGAAAAGAAATTGATGGTGGCGTGGCCCTGTTCCAGCTCCCTGGGGTGCCCGGGCACGCCGTGCTTTTCCAGGTAGGCGGGCGTGGCCACGGTGACCAGTTCCATGTTGCCGATGCGCCGCGCCACCAGGGACTGCTCCACCAGGTCACCGCCGCGGATCACGCAGTCCACGTTGTCGCTGATCAGGTCCACGGGCCGGTCGCTCGCGCCCAGGTCAAGCTGGATGTCGGGGTAGCGCTGGTAAAAGCCCGGCAGCGCCGGAATGATCACCAGCCGCGCCACCGAGGTGCCCACGTCCACGCGCAGGCGTCCGCTGGGGTTGGCCTGGGCATTGCTCATGCTGGCCTCGATGTCGTCGAGGTCGTTCAGCACGCGCAGGGTGCGCTCGTAATAGGCGGCGCCGTCGGGCGTGACGGTGACGCGGCGCGTGGTGCGGTTGAGCAGGCGCACCTTGAGCCGCGCCTCCAGGTGCTGCACCAGCTTGGTCACCGTGCCCTTGGGCAAATCCAGTGACTCCGCCGCGCGCGTGAAGGTGCCGGCCTCCACCACCCGCACAAATACCCTCATTGACTGGAGCTGGTCCATTCCCTCTGTCCTTGTTTTCCGGGTTTCAAGTGGCGGATTGTTCCCGCAGAAGAAACATAGAACTGGCAGGAGGGGTGTTTATCCGCACGCCAGGTGTGCCTATAGTCCACACCATGACTCCCAAGCCGCCCCTGCCCGCACTGCGCGTCACCGACAGCACCCTCGTGCTGCCGGGGCGCGCGCCGCTGGCCGTGCGCATCTACGGCAAGAAGCCCGCCGGCGCGGCGGTGCCGCTGGTGCTGCACCTGCATGGCGGCGCGTTCGTGGCCGGCAGCCTGGACTGCGGCGCCTGCCTGGCCCAGCTGGTGGCGGGCGCGGGGGCCGTGGTGGTGTCGCTGGCCTACCCGCTGGCGCCGGCCCACCCGTTCCCCCAGGCGGTGGAAGCGGCGTATGCGGGCGTTGAGTGGGTCTACAAGCACCGCCACAAGCTCGCAGGCAAGGATGCCCCCGTGTATGTGGCCGGCGAGGAAGCCGGTGGCAACCTGGCGGCCGCGGTGGCCATGGTGGCGCGCGACCGCGCCCACCCGCCGCTGGCCGGGCAGATCCTGGTCGCGCCCATGCTCGACCCCTGCACGGCCATGCCCTCGCAGCGCGAAGCCATGGGCGAGGCCACCGGCTGCAAGTGGGCCGACGGCTGGCAGCACTACCTGCGCGGGCCCATGGACGCCGAGCACCCCTATGCGGTGCCCGCCCATGCCCAGCGCCTGGCTGACCTGCCGCCCGCGCTGGTCCTGACCGGCGCCGACGACGCCATGCGCGACGAGGCCCTTGCCTATGCCGAACGGCTGCGCAAGGCCGGCATTGCCGTGACCAGTGGCGTGCTCGACGACCGCACGGGCTGGCCCGACACCCTGGGTGAGCCCCCCAGCGACGAATGCGCCTGCAGCGCGGCCGTGCAGCAGCACCTGCGCGCCTTCTTCGGCGCGTCGCGGCCGCCCCCGCCGCCTTCCTAGGCCCACCCGTTCCCCCACTCTCCCGCCAACCCGGTGCAACACGCCGGGGCGGCCCTGCTCATCCCTCACAAAGGAAAAAACCATGAAACAGCCTAGCCACTCCTTCACTCCGCGCCGCAAGCTCTGGACCCTCGCCGCCGCCGTGGCGACTCTGAGCACGCTGGCCGCGGGCGTCATCACCCTGCACGGCGAAACCGCCCAGGCCAGCGCCGGCCCGGCCGAGCCCCAGGCCACCCCGGTGTCGGTGGCCACCGTCGCCGAGCGCGAAGTCGCGGCCTGGGACGAGTTCTCGGGCCGGCTGGAGGCCGTGGAGCGGGTGGATGTGCGCTCGCGCGTGGCCGGCGCCGTGCAGGCCGTGCATTTCCGCGAAGGCGCGCTGGTGCGCCAGGGCGACCTGCTGATCACCATCGACCCGGCGCCCTATGCCGCCGAGGTGGAGCGCGCCGAAGCCCAGGTGGCCGCCGCGCAGGCCCGCGTCACCCACACCCACAGCGAGCAGGAGCGTTCGCAGCGGCTGCTGGCCGAGCACGCCATTGCCCAGCGCGAATACGACGAGCGGCTCAATGCCCAGCGCGAGGCCGACGCCAACCTGCGCGCGGCCCAGGCTGCGCTGCAGTCCACGCGGCTGAATCTGGGCTACACCCAGGTGCGCGCCCCGGTGTCGGGCCGCGTGGGCCGGCTTGAAATCACCGTGGGCAACCTGGTGGCCGCCGGCCCCGGGGCGCCCGTGCTGACCACGCTGGTCTCGGTGAGCCCGATCTACGCGAGCTTTGATGCCGACGAGCAGGTCGTGGCCCGCGCGCTCAAGGGCCTGCAGGGCAGCGGCGTCAGCGCGCGCGCGCTGCTCGAGCGCATTCCGGTGCAGATCGGCACGGCCGCCATGGCGGGCACGCCCTACCACGGCAAGCTGCAGCTGATCGACAACCAGGTGGATGCAAAGAGCGGCACCATCCGCGTGCGCGCGGCCTTCGACAACAAGGACGGCGCGCTGATGCCCGGCCAGTTTGCCCGCATCCGCATGGGCCAGGCCCAGACGGCGCATGCCCTGCTGGTCAATGAACGCGCCGTGGGCACAGACCAGAGCAAGAAATTCGTGCTGGTGGTGGGCGCCGACAACAAGGCCGAGTACCGCGAGGTCACGCTGGGCGCGCCCTCGGGCGGCCTGCGCGTGGTCACCAGCGGCCTGAAGGCCGGTGAGCGCATCGTGGTCAACGGC encodes:
- a CDS encoding LysR family transcriptional regulator, coding for MDQLQSMRVFVRVVEAGTFTRAAESLDLPKGTVTKLVQHLEARLKVRLLNRTTRRVTVTPDGAAYYERTLRVLNDLDDIEASMSNAQANPSGRLRVDVGTSVARLVIIPALPGFYQRYPDIQLDLGASDRPVDLISDNVDCVIRGGDLVEQSLVARRIGNMELVTVATPAYLEKHGVPGHPRELEQGHATINFFSARTGRMYPQEFEKDGELIEITGRYRLALNDSNAHLAAVLTGLGITQTVRFAAAPHIANGELVELLTDWPRAPIPIHVVYPPNRHLSAKVRAFVDWAADLFAKHPHLQRG
- a CDS encoding alpha/beta hydrolase translates to MTPKPPLPALRVTDSTLVLPGRAPLAVRIYGKKPAGAAVPLVLHLHGGAFVAGSLDCGACLAQLVAGAGAVVVSLAYPLAPAHPFPQAVEAAYAGVEWVYKHRHKLAGKDAPVYVAGEEAGGNLAAAVAMVARDRAHPPLAGQILVAPMLDPCTAMPSQREAMGEATGCKWADGWQHYLRGPMDAEHPYAVPAHAQRLADLPPALVLTGADDAMRDEALAYAERLRKAGIAVTSGVLDDRTGWPDTLGEPPSDECACSAAVQQHLRAFFGASRPPPPPS
- a CDS encoding efflux RND transporter periplasmic adaptor subunit; the protein is MKQPSHSFTPRRKLWTLAAAVATLSTLAAGVITLHGETAQASAGPAEPQATPVSVATVAEREVAAWDEFSGRLEAVERVDVRSRVAGAVQAVHFREGALVRQGDLLITIDPAPYAAEVERAEAQVAAAQARVTHTHSEQERSQRLLAEHAIAQREYDERLNAQREADANLRAAQAALQSTRLNLGYTQVRAPVSGRVGRLEITVGNLVAAGPGAPVLTTLVSVSPIYASFDADEQVVARALKGLQGSGVSARALLERIPVQIGTAAMAGTPYHGKLQLIDNQVDAKSGTIRVRAAFDNKDGALMPGQFARIRMGQAQTAHALLVNERAVGTDQSKKFVLVVGADNKAEYREVTLGAPSGGLRVVTSGLKAGERIVVNGLQHIRPGALVQPQPVSMETKPEMQASAAEAAKS